A single window of Oerskovia paurometabola DNA harbors:
- a CDS encoding DUF4192 domain-containing protein — MTTTIRARGPQELLAYIPFRLGYRPQDSGVLVSLRTSRGRVGLVARVDLDDLADLEHGPQVARTLVSHLSSDGATRAVLVVYADVDLRAGGAPAARERAAVEHWTDAAEGFLGRPEVWVVTGTGYHGADCVDRRCCPPGGRPLAEIESTEVGAHMVLAGATVASSRAQATAVPVLDAVARRRASRAAARWRARRDAALATHDHDALAAWRQEGLDAWRAATAHVEERCRALAQGAQGAPGGRSTHPAPVQATILGRLEVALECVPVRDAVLLSFVAGNDELASLTATSVAGEQVEVGTAAALAAVVDPDAGLPPDPLRARCAREVLEAVAGAGRRGGQAPALTLLALLAWWDGDGVLATDRLAAALDADPGYRLALLVERALEAGLAPGWARRQDRRARRAT, encoded by the coding sequence ATGACAACGACGATCCGGGCTCGCGGCCCCCAAGAGCTCCTCGCCTACATCCCCTTCCGTCTCGGCTACCGCCCGCAGGACAGCGGCGTCCTGGTCAGCCTGCGCACGTCCCGCGGCAGGGTCGGGCTCGTCGCGCGGGTGGACCTCGACGACCTGGCGGACCTCGAGCACGGTCCTCAGGTGGCCAGGACGCTCGTCTCGCACCTCTCCTCGGACGGTGCCACCCGTGCGGTCCTCGTGGTCTACGCCGACGTCGACCTGCGCGCAGGCGGTGCGCCCGCCGCGCGCGAGCGTGCCGCGGTCGAGCACTGGACCGACGCCGCCGAGGGGTTCCTCGGGCGGCCCGAGGTCTGGGTCGTCACGGGGACCGGCTACCACGGTGCCGACTGCGTGGACAGGAGGTGCTGCCCGCCCGGGGGGCGCCCGCTCGCGGAGATCGAGTCCACCGAGGTCGGGGCGCACATGGTCCTCGCCGGGGCCACGGTGGCGTCCAGCCGGGCGCAGGCCACGGCCGTCCCGGTGCTCGACGCCGTGGCCCGTCGCAGGGCGTCCCGGGCCGCGGCCCGCTGGCGAGCCCGACGGGACGCCGCGCTCGCGACGCACGACCACGACGCGCTCGCCGCCTGGCGCCAGGAAGGGCTCGACGCATGGCGTGCGGCGACCGCGCACGTCGAGGAGCGCTGCCGTGCGCTCGCCCAGGGCGCCCAGGGCGCCCCGGGCGGCCGGTCGACGCACCCCGCTCCCGTGCAGGCGACGATCCTGGGACGTCTCGAGGTCGCGCTCGAGTGCGTCCCCGTCCGGGACGCGGTGCTGCTCTCGTTCGTCGCGGGCAACGACGAGCTCGCTTCCCTCACGGCCACCTCGGTCGCGGGGGAGCAGGTCGAGGTCGGGACTGCGGCGGCGCTCGCGGCCGTCGTCGACCCTGACGCAGGACTGCCGCCCGACCCCCTGCGGGCCCGTTGCGCACGGGAGGTCCTCGAGGCCGTCGCCGGTGCCGGGCGTCGCGGTGGGCAAGCACCCGCACTGACTCTCCTGGCGCTCCTCGCATGGTGGGACGGCGACGGCGTGCTCGCGACCGACCGGCTCGCGGCGGCCCTGGACGCAGACCCCGGCTACCGGTTGGCGCTGCTCGTCGAGCGCGCGCTCGAGGCGGGGCTCGCCCCGGGGTGGGCGCGCCGGCAGGATCGGCGAGCACGACGGGCGACGTGA